The Lolium rigidum isolate FL_2022 chromosome 1, APGP_CSIRO_Lrig_0.1, whole genome shotgun sequence region AGCATCATCTTCTCTCAACTTTTCCTTTGTTAGCGTGGtaattttttgtttgaaaattaaTAGGACCAGATGCAGTATGTAAGATTCTGCATTATGTGAACTTAACACAATTTTCCTCTAATCAGTTTTTGTTTACACGGGTTTGCTGCCAAGTTCAGAACTTTGGATCACATAACATGCTCTTTTCAGGCAGCGTACACTTTGTAATTCTTCATGTCTTCCATAAATTGTCAGTATAAATTTCCTTTCCCTTTATCTGATGGTACAATGTCTGTTTTGAAGAGAAGGATCAATAATTTCTTTTGTGATGGTACGAGATGTTAGTTTCTATGATCTGAAACCTAGCACATAGTGTCTCCCGAGATGCCTTTTTTGCAGGAGTCCGGCCGAGCAAACCAAATGCCTATGGTGTATGTGATGTGCCATTTGTTGTCCAGAAACTGAGAAAATTGAAAACATTTATTTATTCTCCTTGACTGGTTACCTGAAGTTATATTAGATGCTTGTTCGACCGTGTTGTTCTCATTCTTCTAATTGCATGAGAAGACTGAAAATTTGGCAATGCGATGACGTGTCAGTGCTCAATAGTCGATTGTTGTGCAGGTTGACTGATTGAGCTGATCCTGCATAACACTCCTATTCGCATGGTTTATCGTTTGGTGTGTTTGTAAGGTATCCTGTGGAAGATGGCAAACCTTTTCTCTTAGCGAAGGACATAGCAGCTGTTTAGTAAAGTTTCTCAACAGGAAATTAATAACCTAGGCCTACAAGCGGTACATGTTCGTAAGATGAGGGTACATGAAATTTCCATCCTTCATGTACTATTGGGTCGAAAGGGAGCAGCATGCATTGATTGTTCTGTGCGAGTAGGCCTAAGCACTATTGGAAAAGGGGGACACAGAGGAAGTACATAGCTAAATACGCCCAGGACGCTCAATGTGATTGGCCAACAAAACAGGAGCATCTACACCTGAGATCAGAAACGGGTTTTCGCTCTATACATGCCTTCCTAGTATCCCCtataaaaagccaaaaatatttttCAATAGTCCCTCTCAATCAATATATGCGGACCGAGTCTCGAATATAAACCTATGGATTTATCATTTGGGAAGCATAATTAATCCAAGACACACAATATAATAGCTGGCTCTAACCttgcacacacatgattcacacatGTTTTGCACTCACCTTCGCATGCATGAAGCCCCCCATATTGAACATCATAATTCTGAAACCAAGGGGCGTTTCAAATGTACCACCAGATTGCTTCATTTTGAGTCTATAAATAGGGGGAATACTGCATGTGGATCATTTGTTGTCAAAGATCTAAGAGGTAGCGTGTGTATGAACATTCATCAGTCAAGAACAATCCCCAACACATGATTGACCATCACTCcatcagagtgggagcgattgcggtagcatggtcgctttggctatgtaggaatgacaaggtttaatgataaaaattcttctcttatgcaggtcatctaccggtgtacagctttgctccgttcatggtcgccacttcagcatttggaggatcgcgacctcattatggaggtgtctacacggttggagaacacgggcacggagtttatttcccaacatgggtgactGCATAGTATGAGAATTGAAGCCAACGGAGTGTCATAGTAGTTGACTTTTATCTTTTTTATCGCATATTTTTGGCTCCTAGACTTcggaatggctgtgtgcatcctggttatgcagaagcTGAGTGTAATACttaaaactttttgagtaataaagcgccccttaTCGAAAATCACTCCATATGAAAATATAGATAGGTTATAGTCCCTTAATCCTTATTGCAGTTCAAAGATCCATCGATCCTTAGTTCTTACAATTAATAAAGATGGATTTAAACGGAAGGTAATGCCAATTCTGATATCGGTTTTCTGGCACTTGGATATTTTACCAAATTAAGCAGCCGTTGCGGTGGAGACCTCGACATcttcgtcgaacttgtcgttgacAGTCTTGATGGTCTGCTTATAGGAATACCGTGAGGCGACAAGGATGTAGAAGCAGAGGTTGGCACCGCCGATGCCAGCGAGCAGGCAATAGAATAGGTCAAGCCTGCTCCTGTTCAGATCCTTGCCAAACCACCCGGTATGGCCGCCACGCGAGCTAACTCGGTCCGCCGCCTTGATCACCAGGTTACTGAGGAAGCTCCCAGCACCGATGACACTGAGGTAGAGCCCGATGCCGAGACTGCGCATGGTGTCTGGTACTTGTTCATAGAAGAACTCTTGTAGCCCCACCAGAGCGAACCCGTCGCCGATGCCCATGAGCGCGAACTGAGGCGCCAACCAAAATACAGACATCATTGTCGGTGATGTCATGTGTAGGCGGCGACGCTCGACGATAGAGGCCACAACCATAGCTGCCACTGTGAAGgccatgccgatgccgatgcgttGGAGGATGCTGATCCCACGCTCTGCGTTCTTGCGGCGCTTGCGCAGGCAAGGCTCAAGAACCCAGTCGTAGACGGCCACGGTGGCGATCATTGCGACGGCAGCGAGAGAGAAGATGGATGCTGGCGGGAGGATGAAGTGGATGCCGAGGCGACGGTCCATGGTGGTGCCCTGCTTGATGAAGAACGTGGAAACCTGCGTCGCGGTGATGCCGAACGCGAGTGTCGCCACCCAGATGGGAACCATAGACACTACGAGCTTTGTCCCTTCCACCTCTGATACCGTCGCCAACCGCCACGCCCCCTCAACCCCGCGCTCCATGATTGCTGCCTTGTCGAGGAACCTGAGCTTGTCTGTGTGGCAGAGCACCATCCTCATCTTGCCCTCGTCGTCCTGGTACAACTCGTTTGCGTCTGCTGGGAGCTTGAGGTGGTGTTTCCTAGCAGCGGCCACCATGACCCGCACGAGCGGTGTGAGCGGGCTTCCGCGCACCGGCCTGTACCGGTATTTCTTCCAACCAGCAAGGAAGACGATGAGGGAGACACCCATGACACTGGTGAGCAAGACAGTTGCAGCGCCCCAACCAGCGCGCTCCTGTAGGTAGACAACGACGGTGACGCCAAGGATGACTCCTGAGCATAGGGCACAATTCCAATAGTTGAAAAACGACATTTTTTGCAGCCGCTCCCCGGCGTGGCCGTCATCAAACTGGTCCGCTCCGAAGCTCTCGAGAGCAGGCTTGTGGCCGCCGGTGCCAACTGATAGTAAATAGATCCCCACGAAGAAAAGTGTCTCGTGGAGCTGTGGTGATGCACTCGTTGGCTTCAGGCCCGGTAGCAATTGTGTCATTGCCAGCAGGACCAAACCCTGCATCGCCATCGATTTCCATGTGAGAGTGGATCCAGGAGATGAGGGACAAACAGTAGATGAGAGACATAGAGAGAAATATTAAATACCATGAGATAGATGCCAGTTGATAATATGACAGTGGCAAAGCGGCCCATGAAAGCATCGGCGACCAAGCCACCGAAGAGGGGCATAACTGTAGATACACCCACCCAATAGGTCACGTTTTCGGCCGCTACCTTCATGTCCTGGTGAAGCACCTTGGTCATGTAGATCATCAAGTTGGTGGCAATCCCGAAGTAGCTCAATCGCTCACTGAATTCTATCACTAATCATTAAAAACCAAATCAAGGAAAGAATTACTGATTGCACATCAACACAAGATTGGGGAATAGCTAGCAACTCTCTCTTACGTATGATGAACATTGCAGCCTTCCAGGTCCCCGTCGTGGCGCGGAGGGGAGGACGCCGGAGGTAGTCGACGGAGGAGTCCACCACCAATTTATCCTCGCTTAGGTTGCCACTCATCCTCACACCAATTCTCGAGttctacttgttcttgattgcggCGTCTTGGTCGTTGTAAGACGAAGAACAGGAAGAAGAGGAACGGGAAGAGAGGACAAAGCAGGAGAGGACGGAGAAGAAAAGGAAGGGGGTTATATAGTTGCGAGATCTTACTATTATGAAAATATTttccacaattttttttattagtTTGTCCCTTTGCCAAATTAAAATATGAGTAACACTACACGTACGGAATCATTGTTACAGAATTTAACTTACGGACTCACGTGGAGAGCAGCCGGAGGGGTTACAACCCGGAAATCAAGGAGGGCCAAAGATTTGCACTAACCAAACTTTTCCACGTATGTCCGTAAGGTGAGTCCGTAAGTCAAATTCCGTATGTCTAGGATTTCCGTTAAAATATTTATGTAATTATCAATAATTAAGACTAGAAGTTATTGCATTTTTTTTGTAAATTCGCGCATTTATTATATGCAAAATAGTGGGAAACTCAAGGTGGCTATGCACCCCAATCCGGCGTAGATGATGCAAAAGGGCTATTAACCCCTTCCCATTCCCCTTCCCATCTCTGAAGAGATGTAGCATCTCAAATACTAGCATATGTAAAAAAAATCTTTTTTGGAAAGGAGTTACTCTCAAAGTACAATGTGCGTCCACACACACTGACAGTCGAACACATATCTGTTTCATGCCATAGAAACGACATTGACCATCATTATGTTGCGACTCAGAGAGGAAAATTCCTATTTACCAGCAACATTTATATATATTGTTGGCTTCCCTCACTGTATAGTTGGTATGTATAGTGTACATATTTCCAACATCTGGACCATTTACTAGCAAAGATCGAAAAGTCCTATCAATCAATGCATTTCTCGGTATGGACATTTAGGCCACATCATTTAGGACGTCTAAGCTGTCCGTTTCGATCTGTTTGCGGTGGCCTGCAGATAGATAAGCGGTGTGTGTCCGTTTGCGCTAGTCAGCGGCCCCAACGGCGAACCATAATTGTGGGGTCAGTTGTCCGAGCAGCAGCGTTAGCATAAGTTAATAGCCGCCAATGCTCCTAACCGCCAACTAATGGCAGCGTCATCGTTTCCCGCCTGTGACCGCTCTTTTCTACTCATGCTCGTTGTTTCCCGCCGAGCGCCACACTTGCGCACACAATTTTCCACCGCGTGCCCCGTTTCGCCGTTCCTATCTACCGCTCGGCCCCGTTGTTTCCTGCTCCCGCCTCCCTTCCTATGAAATTGGGGGCACCGAGGACTTCGGCCGGCCAACATACACAACCATGTCTGACCGCACCCCACCCACCGCTTGGATCCAGATCAGCGAGGCCACGCTGGTGCAGTACCCTCCGAGCCCCACGGCGAGCGGGGAGGACAAGGGCGAGGACGACGTCGGCAAGGATGACCTACGCGCACCGATCTCGACGAAGAACGAGTCCTTCCAGACCACGCGACTGCGAGCCCTCGCGGCGGCGGAGCAGGCGGCCACCCATGCGGCCGCGTAGAAGTAAGCGGATTAGCGGCAGGCCATAACCTACGGCCGAACCACAAGGAGGCGGGCCACTTGCGAGAGGACGTGCCGCACCAACAAAGCCATACGCCCGTGGCAGTCTAGAGGCTAGGAGGACCAAGGGAGCTCCGACGACGAGACTGGCGGCCCGGAGGCCAACGAGCGTCAAGGCCAGGTGTTGAACATGCCGGATGTAGTTTAGTTTAGTCTAATTTCTGCTTATTTTATGGATGTAGCAACCTAATTACTTATTTTATGGATGTGAAGTCTTGTCAGcatctctttttttttgattgtGTGGTGGCCTCAAAAATCTGGAGAGATATTGTCATAGCTTTGGGTCTTAACTTTAAGATTTCTAGCATGCATGACATTTCTTCCCTTTGGAATGACTTCAAAAAGAATAATAATCTCAATATGATCTTTGCTGCTGTGTTGAGAACCATCTGGATTACCAAAAATGATTTTGTCTTCAACCGTTCACAATGGCTTGGTATGCAGGAGATGTGGAATCGATTGGTTTACAGCAGTGGAGAGTCCTATTGAAAGAAGAAGGAAGTGGAGAGCTGACGACAATGCTGAGCAAGGTGGAGGAGGTAGCTCGTCTGCCGCTGCTGCTATTGTGACCGGAGCCTGGTTGACGCCGCATAAGAAAGCCAGATCGACGCTGGAGGTCTGCGAGATGAACAACACTCGAGGCTTTGGTCCTTTGTTGATCACCGCTGAGGACTTGGAAAGGACCCTCATGGCTAATGATCTAATTCTGGTGGGAGATGGTGCCGGTTTCCAAGTTTGCAGGCGTCCTTGAGCCATAGAGAAAAGTTTGCTGTGCCTTGGCTTCCTGT contains the following coding sequences:
- the LOC124652652 gene encoding protein NRT1/ PTR FAMILY 5.6-like, with amino-acid sequence MSGNLSEDKLVVDSSVDYLRRPPLRATTGTWKAAMFIILIEFSERLSYFGIATNLMIYMTKVLHQDMKVAAENVTYWVGVSTVMPLFGGLVADAFMGRFATVILSTGIYLMGLVLLAMTQLLPGLKPTSASPQLHETLFFVGIYLLSVGTGGHKPALESFGADQFDDGHAGERLQKMSFFNYWNCALCSGVILGVTVVVYLQERAGWGAATVLLTSVMGVSLIVFLAGWKKYRYRPVRGSPLTPLVRVMVAAARKHHLKLPADANELYQDDEGKMRMVLCHTDKLRFLDKAAIMERGVEGAWRLATVSEVEGTKLVVSMVPIWVATLAFGITATQVSTFFIKQGTTMDRRLGIHFILPPASIFSLAAVAMIATVAVYDWVLEPCLRKRRKNAERGISILQRIGIGMAFTVAAMVVASIVERRRLHMTSPTMMSVFWLAPQFALMGIGDGFALVGLQEFFYEQVPDTMRSLGIGLYLSVIGAGSFLSNLVIKAADRVSSRGGHTGWFGKDLNRSRLDLFYCLLAGIGGANLCFYILVASRYSYKQTIKTVNDKFDEDVEVSTATAA